A genomic stretch from Penicillium digitatum chromosome 4, complete sequence includes:
- a CDS encoding Z1 domain containing protein, whose protein sequence is MKLLTRNRTPSPFDFRSPVSPWDPWWAWLRWLGYLACLITAIQTSSYLFGYPEANLMTISASLYGTRILRPGQYYGTVGVWDKVADEDSPEPDVLGMAHDRRDKRFYQGGTLTLTSIESNTSHPVPLIYDPYPIYNSRGWKKQFHGKFQPCIGPRGRYLDRRSTEDMIQVYKGQQAGFPAPRFGSYEALGLDKNVCMDRYSRFGAYGYDGDGEDEVPGFSRPPAVPWYEVDWDRLQNLCLERNADRYKSIETANSSTQSPLAFDLPQDPHKVWESPVRASGVKQYHSRSAVLIRAWNGLNWKPHHREYLRALIMELSLHSGGEYQIYLLCHVKENEMPIFSDIKTINRLRNAIPKEFRNMALFFNNKLLEAWYPKIEEHSPQLQHHQPLQIFSQLYPHYDYYWQLEMDGRHTGHIYHFLDRAVSFAREQPRKYLWERNAYFYTPGAHGNWSQFTQMVHESLSDRSNRTIWGPVTGTGIRPLGPDPPIPYPDQDNYTWGVGEEADFITFLPIFNPQDTQWTFPDKIWNFRYGLDTPRRAAVITMGRYSKRLLDLIHHAQATKGLGLASEMTGASWALFHGLKAVHVPHPIYADGQWTPRELARIYNPGPPENINGGPGSIWNFDHLFDHIMYRLSYMFTTHSGEDLYRRWLGYKTAEHEGGKTISEDRYGRHCFPSMFLHTIKNTAQQMGPDRAVP, encoded by the exons ATGAAACTCCTTACCAGAAACAGGACGCCCTCTCCGTTTGATTTTAGGTCTCCCGTCTCTCCATGGGATCCCTGGTGGGCTTGGTTGCGCTGGTTGGGGTATCTTGCCTGTCTGATCACCGCTATCCAGACTAGCTCATATCTATTTGGATACCCAGAGGCAAATCTTATGACCATCTCTGCCTCGTTGTATGGCACCAGGATTCTTCGGCCTGGTCAGTATTATGGGACTGTTGGTGTGTGGGACAAGGTAGCAGACGAGGACTCACCTGAGCCGGATGTGTTGGGCATGGCACATGATCGGAG AGACAAGCGATTCTATCAGGGCGGTACTTTGACCCTAACCAGCATCGAGTCCAACACCTCGCACCCAGTCCCACTTATCTACGATCCATACCCGATTTACAATAGTCgaggatggaagaagcagtttCATGGAAAATTCCAGCCCTGCATCGGCCCCAGGGGTCGATATCTCGACCGCAGGTCCACAGAAGACATGATCCAAGTCTACAAGGGCCAACAAGCGGGGTTCCCAGCACCGCGATTCGGATCTTACGAGGCACTGGGCCTCGACAAAAATGTCTGCATGGACCGGTACTCCCGCTTTGGGGCGTATGGATACGATGGCGACGGCGAAGATGAGGTACCGGGTTTCTCGCGCCCTCCCGCAGTGCCGTGGTACGAGGTTGATTGGGACAGGCTGCAAAACCTCTGCTTGGAAAGAAATGCCGACAGATACAAGTCAATCGAGACCGCCAACTCTTCGACCCAGAGTCCACTGGCCTTCGATCTTCCCCAAGACCCTCACAAAGTATGGGAGTCACCTGTGCGCGCTTCGGGTGTGAAGCAGTACCATTCTCGTTCGGCAGTGCTAATTCGCGCGTGGAATGGACTCAATTGGAAGCCTCACCATCGTGAATACCTTCGGGCTTTGATTATGGAACTTTCCTTGCATTCGGGTGGTGAATATCAGATCTACCTCCTGTGTCATGTCAAGGAAAACGAGATGCCCATCTTTTCTGACATCAAGACCATCAACCGGCTCAGGAATGCCATCCCAAAGGAATTTAGGAACATGGCTCTTTTCTTCAATAATAAACTATTGGAAGCCTGGTATCCCAAGATAGAAGAGCACAG TCCCCAACTCCAACACCACCAACCTCTCCAAATCTTCTCCCAGTTGTATCCCCACTACGACTACTATTGGCAACTAGAAATGGACGGTCGACACACAGGGCACATCTACCACTTCCTCGACCGAGCAGTCTCATTCGCACGCGAACAACCCCGAAAATACCTCTGGGAACGTAATGCCTACTTCTATACCCCAGGTGCCCATGGCAACTGGAGCCAGTTCACACAAATGGTCCACGAGAGCCTCTCCGATAGATCCAACCGCACAATCTGGGGCCCAGTAACCGGCACCGGGATCAGACCACTAGGCCCGGATCCTCCAATACCATACCCAGACCAAGACAACTACACCTGGGGCGTAGGCGAAGAAGCAGACTTCATTACATTCCTACCAATATTCAACCCACAAGATACGCAGTGGACATTCCCGGACAAGATCTGGAACTTCAGATACGGACTGGATACGCCGCGTCGAGCCGCAGTCATCACAATGGGCCGGTACTCAAAGCGTCTTCTGGATCTAATCCACCACGCACAGGCGACGAAGGGTCTTGGTCTCGCGTCAGAGATGACGGGTGCATCGTGGGCTTTGTTTCATGGTCTCAAAGCTGTGCATGTCCCGCACCCGATCTATGCGGATGGTCAGTGGACGCCGAGGGAACTGGCGCGTATCTACAACCCTGGTCCGCCGGAGAATATTAACGGGGGTCCGGGTAGTATTTGGAATTTTGATCATCTGTTTGATCACATAATGTACCGGCTGTCGTATATGTTTACGACGCATAGCGGGGAGGATTTGTATAGGCGCTGGCTTGGGTACAAGACTGCAGAGCATGAAGGTGGGAAAACG ATCTCTGAGGATCGCTATGGTCGACATTGTTTCCCGTCTATGTTTCTTCATACAATCAAGAACACGGCCCAACAAATGGGGCCAGACAGGGCTGTTCCCTAA